In the genome of Deltaproteobacteria bacterium, the window TCAGGCGGCACCGGCCTCCGGGCAGAGGGGAACAGGGAGAGCGAAGAAAAGAGAAACACATACAATCCACACCGCAACAACGAACCGCTTCTTCATGGGATCCCTCCTCGGCATGAGAACTGTTTCAGGAACAGGAGTACCATCTCACATACCGCTGATTCCCGCAATATATTACGGGATCGCTTTTTCATAACGGCTGAGCGCCATGGACAGGGCCGCCTTTGCCCAGTTCAGGGGAACGATCGGCGACGGGAGCAGGTACCGCCGTCCATTGATCTCAACGGTATTGATGCTCTCCGGCGGCAGGAGCGGCGGCACCGCCCGTCCATCGGCGGCAATCAGGGGTTCTCCGCCGGCGCCCGTGCCGGTCAGCTGTCCCAGGGCCCGCTTCAGATGGATCGCGGCCAGATACAGATCCTCCTTTTTCCGGACCGGATCTTCCGTAACGGCGGCGAGATGGAGGCGGGCCAGGACCAGGAGACTGTCGAAGAACCACTGGGCCTCGGTACCGGGCATGAAGTCCTTAAATCGTGCGAGAAAGAGGTCCTGCGATGAGGCATCACCCGTTTCCGTGACCCCCGCCTTCTTCCCGGCCTTCTTCTGTGGCTTGATCCAGTAATTCCCCGATTGATAGCTGTCGTTCACGTACCGGATGGTCCCCGCCGGCCTCTTCAGTGTTTCGATGATGGCAAGGACCTGCCGCAGGTCCCCCTCGGCAAGGCCTTCCAGGGGGGACGGGACGATGAGCGTCACCAGATAGGCATCGGCCCGCCGGAATCGCACATCGCAGGGATCATAATCGGGAGACTCCCCTCCCAGGGCGAGCTGGCGTTTCACCCGTTTTACGCCTCTCTCTATCAACGCCTCCAGACGGTCTTCCCGCCAGGAACCCCGCAGCGGATCAACGGCATCCCGGAGGTACGCATGAAATCGTTCCCGAAACGCCCCGGCCTCGCCGCCGGTGTCACCGGAAACGACCAGGACCTTCCATAACTGGAGGGAGCGGGTCACCAGGCCGATACTGGAGGTGTTCCGGCGGTCGATCTCCTCCCAGGCCCCGGCGTCTTCGAAGGTATCGAAACCAATGGCGTCGAAATAGGCTGGGAATCGGACCAGCGGAGCGAACCGCCCGGGGGTCAGGTCATCGGCGGTCACCAGGCCCACGGTGACGGCGTCCGCCAGGGCGATCAGGAATATCCCGTGGGCGTCGTTCTGCCGGTGGTTCCAGGCCTGTGGTTTCCCATCGATGTATACATCGGCAAGGGACGGTGAATTTCCGTTGAACCGGATATGGGGGACCTTCATCTTGTCAGCGGCATGTTCCGGATGGCTGATGATATCGTCAAACCGGCCGACCTGCTGTTTCGTCGCATAGTAGTCCCAGAGAGCAATCAGGAGTTTCCGTGCATCAGCCCTGCGTCGCGGCTCCTCCCGGAGCGCGAAATAGACCCAGGCCGCGTCACGAACCCAGACCGCGTCATACCCTATCTCGCCGGCGGCACCGCCTGCGGAAGGGTCGGCCGCCCGTGCGAACCCCCGCGGTGTCAGTTGAATATCCAGGGCCGGCGCCAGCCTTTCCTGAATTTCCCCGATCAGCCTCCGGTCAAGGGTTTCGGTGACCCATCCGGCGACGGTGGGATGAAAAACCGTTATGAACTCACCCTCCGGCGCGAGGACACAGCGGCCGGCCCGGTGTTTCGACACATATTTTCTGACTTTCATATAATCCTTTTCCCTTTCCTGATCGGACGCATCATCCCCGAAGGCACCGGTCATACCGAAAATGCCAAGAAGAACCACACAGGCCATACCAAGAAAAAAACGGGGACGCCTTTTCATTCGCTCCTCCCTTCACCACCATCCGTATCGGTCCCTTCCCGCGCACTGTCCACTCCGCCACCGGTTCTTTCATCTTTCTTAAGACCGGCGTCCCAGCGAAAAACCCTGAGGTTCACGCCCAGATCGAGATCGGTCCTCAGTCTCGCGAGTTCCCTTGAGATCCGGGCGTCTTCAGCGTGGGCATGAAGCATCTCACCCGTTTTCCCGGGAACGGTATGGGCAACGGCCAGTATATCTTCGAGCGGGCCGATCTCATTGAGGAGGCGTGCCGCCGTCTTCGGGCCCACGGAGGGGACGCCGGGGATCGCATTCGTCGAATCGCCGGTCAACGCAATGAGATCAACGAACTGTTCAGGGGTAACACCATATTTTTCCCGAACATGCTCATGGTCCAGGGTCCGCTTGTTGAAATGGTCCCTCAGGACGATGCGCTCCGAGAGCAACTGCATGAACATGCGGTCCGTGGACAGGATGACGACCCGGTTGTCGTGCCGTGCCGTTTTCACTGCAAGGGTGGCGATGATATCATCGGCCTCGATGGCCGGAAATCGCAGGCAGGACACGCCGTGCTCCTCAAAGGCGATCTCAAAGAGCCGGAGGTTCGCCCGCAGCGCTCCCGGCATGGGCTCACGGCCCTCCTTATACCGCGGATACACGTCATGACGCCAGCTCCGCTCATCACTGTCGAACACGCAGACGGCATGGGTCGGCCGGCACTCCCTGAGCGCCCGTTCAAGGGACTGCACGGCTGCGGTCAGGGCGCTTTCTGCCTTATCCGGCCCCTCTTCCGCGGGCTGCGCCGCGTAGACGCGCCGGATAAGGTTCAACCCGTCAACCAGCAGGAATGTGATGTCCATACTCACGTACCGGGGAAATATAATTTTCAGTATGATAGGACAAGGGCGGGAAAATTGGAAGGTCTATTCACCGGCGTGAATATGTTTCATTGCCGGAATAATGACAGGGGTATGTATTCCGGCACGGGCATGGAGACCCGCCCGTGCCGGGGCAACCGTATTAGAGGCATATCAGGCTCTGTCGTACGTGAGCCGGGTCAGGGTTTTCCATTACATGACCAGTCCGGCGGTACCGTTCTCCGCCGCGTAGGGAGGAACAACGACGGTGACGCGGGTCCCCACGCCGGGCTCTGATTCGAGCCCCATGCGACCGCCGACCCTTCTGATTTGGTCATGCAGGTCCAGCAGATGGTAGGTCGTTGAGCAGGCCATGAGAGAGTCCCGGTTCGACACATCAAATCCCCTGCCGTCATCCTGGACGCTGATCTCCACGTCCTTTCCATGACGGGCAAGGGAGATCAGGATGTTTCGCGTATCGCCCCGTTCATAGATGTACGACAGCATCTCCCTGACGAAGTCGAACAGGAGATAGTTGATATCCTTACCCGTCTCCAGGGTCCTGCAGCCGCCCCTGACCTCCACGGTGATGCCGCTCTGTTCCCCGCATGTTTCGGCCAGCCACGAAAGCCCCGCCTTGATGGAAGGGAAAAAGTGATTATAGATATTGCTCATTTCCCGAGACCGGTAGCCCTGGTTGAGGTTCAGAACGCCCTCGAACCCCCGGGCTTTTTGTAATGTCTTGAATCGTTCCATGTCATGACACCTCCCTGTGTGCCCTCACGGCACACCATACGTCTATGGTTGCACTTTATCCTTTTTTGAAACAACCGCCATCGGGAGAACCCTGATTCTGGAGGGGGGAATTCCTGATTTTGGGGAGATGGTCAGGGGGGGAATCACGAATCACGTTGCCTTCCCCTGCCGTCTTTGCTACCCTGCCGGCATGACAAGGAGTATTGACAATATTTCCTGACAGTTTACAATAGCAACCTGTTTCACTTTCATGAACACGGACCGGCGGGGTAACCGGTTCCGCACCCAAAGGAGGGTCTCAATGTTTGAAAAAATACTGTTCCCCACTGATTTTTCCGATGTGTCGAAAAAAGCCTTTGAATCCATCAAGCAACTCAAGGGGGCCGGCACCAGGAAAGTGGTCATTCTTCATGTGATCGACAGCAGATTCTTCGAGGCCGTTTCGTGGCACCCCACGAAAGAGATGGCCGAACTGGAAAAGGACATAATCAAGGAAATTTACGGCGACGTGGAATCCATGAAGAATGAGCTGGAACAGATAGGGATCGAGGTCAAGGTCCGTATCGAAACGGGGGTCCCCTTTTCGAAAATACTCAGGGTGGAGGAAGAAGAAAAAGTGACCGCCATGGTCATCGGCTCACACGGCGTGAGCAATATCGAAGAGATGCTGATGGGATCGGTTTCGGAAAAGGTGATACGCAAGGCAAAGAAACCGGTCCTTGTGGTTAAAAGGTAACAAAATTTCATTGCCTCTTGCGACAAGACATATTATAAGCGCTCATCAATAAGCGTATTCGGCTTCTCGTATTGTCATTTTCTGTGTTTCTGTCGCATTTGTGTTCGTTTCAATCAGAGTAACAAGCGAACGGAGGTCACGGGTGTTGTGCAGCCCTTTGAGACCTTCTGTATAAATAGTATCTGCCATGGAGGAAAAAATGTATCAGCTTGAAAAACCGGACAATCTCGTCGAGTTTCTTGAAGGAAGCGTGAAGCGGTTCCCCGACCGGCCGCTCTTCGGGACGAAAAACAAGGCTGGAGTGTATGAATGGGTCACCTACCGTGAGGTCGGCCGGAGGGTGGACAATCTTCGGGGAGGCCTCGCATCGCTGGGAATCAAAAAAGGTGATGCAGTGGGTATCATCGCCAACAACAGGACGGAATGGGGCATCACCGCCTTTGCCGTCTTCGGGCTCAACGCGCGTTTCATTCCCATGTATGAAGCGGAACTGGAACAGATATGGAAATACATCGTCACCGATGCCGCCATAAAGGTGCTTCTCGTTTCAAAGCCCGAGATCTACGAGAGAGTGAAATACTTCCTCAGGGACATACCGACACTGGAACATATGTACCTCATAGAGGGTGACGGCGACGACAGCATGGCCGCGCTGGAGAAGATCGGAGAAAAAAATCCCGTCCCGGCCGTGCATCCCGATCCCGAAGATATCGCCGTTCTCATATACACCTCGGGAACAACGGGCGACCCGAAGGGTGTCCTGCTGTCGCACGGCAACATGACCAGCAATTCCCACGCCGGCCGCAAGAGCTATCACGAGATCAACAATTTCGACGGCGGACGGGTCCTCTCCATCCTGCCCTGGGCGCATTCCTACGCTCAGACAGCGGAATTCTACACGATCATCTATCTCGGCGGCTCGATCGGCATCATGGAAAGTGTGGCCACACTGGCCGCTGATATCGCCACCATCAAACCCGTGTGGCTCGTGGCCGTACCCCGGGTATTCAACAAGATCTATGACGGCCTCTGGACGCGGATGAACGAAGAAGGCGGCCTGGCAAAAAAATTATTTGTCATGGGGGTGGAAAGCGCCAGGAAAAAGCGTGAGCTCGCTGAAAAGGGAGCATCCGACTTCATGACGAACCTGAAGTTCGGCATCGCCGACAAGATCGTCTTCAAAAAGATCCGCGACCGGCTCGGCGGCAGGCTGGAAGGGGTCATGACGGCGAGCGCCGCCATGAACGTGGATATTTCTCACTTCTTTTTCGATATCGGCATTCCCATCTACGATTGTTACGGCATGACCGAGACGTCACCGGCGATCACCATGAACCGTTCCGATGATTACCGCATCGGCAGCGTGGGAAAAGCGATCGAAAAGGTAACGGTCGTCATCGATCCATCGGTCGTTGAAGAAGGCGCGACGGACGGAGAGATCATTGCCTACGGCCCAAATGTCATGAAGGGCTATCACAACAAACCGGAGCAGACCCGGGAGGTCATGACCGAAGACGGCGGCGTCAGGACAGGCGACCGGGGCCGCCTCGACAAGGACGGGTTCCTTTACATAACGGGTCGGATCAAGGAGCAATACAAGCTCGAGAATGGCAAGTTCGTCTTCCCCGCTTCGCTGGAAGAAGATATCCGGCTCGTTACATACGTGGAAAATGCCATGGTCTTTGGAGAGAACAAGCCCTATAATATCTGCCTTATCGTCCCGGATTTTGTGGTACTGAGAAAATACGCCGAGAAGAATGGCCTGCCCACCGATCCGGAGGAAATGATCAGGAATCGGCAGATAACGGACATGATATCCTCTGAGATCATGAAATCCCTCAGTGGGAAGTACGGCGGGTACGAGATACCGAAGAAATTCGTCTACATAACGGACAATTTCACGCTCGAGAACGGCATGCTCACCCAGACGCTGAAGTTGAAACGGCGTGCCGTGGTGACCAAGTACCAGCCGGTGATCGATTCTCAATACAAAGGGTAGAAAGATGTGAGGAAAACGCAACGGAAGGAGCACGGATCATGATCTACAATGAAGAATTTGAAACCCTCCCCCGGGAAGCCCTTGAAGCTCTTCAGCTCAAACGCCTGAAAAACGTCGTCGAGCGCGTCTATCACACGGTCGGATTTTACCGCAAGGCCTTCGACAATGCCGGCGTGACCCCCGATAACATCGAAACCCTTGAAGATATCAGGAAACTGCCCTTTACCACGAAACAGGACCTGAAAGACAACTACCCCTTCGGCATGTTCGCGGTACCGATGAGCAACGTGGTCCGTCTCCATGCCTCGTCGGGGACGACGGGCAAACCGACCGTGGTGGGTTACACCCAGCGGGACATAGAGACCTGGTCCCGGCTCATGGCACGCTCCTTCGTGGCCGCGGGCCTGACAAAGAACGACATCATACACAATGCTTACGGCTACGGGCTCTTTACAGGCGGCCTCGGGGCCCACTACGGCGCGGAGCTTCTCGGTGCGAGCGTTATCCCCATGTCGGGAGGCAGCACCAAAAAACAGCTACTGATCCTTCAGGATTTCGGGCCGACGGCGATCTGCTGCACCCCCTCCTACGCCCTTTACCTTGCCGAGCAGGGTGAGGAAATGGGGCTCGACATGAAGTCCCTCAACCTCAGGGTCGGCGTTCTCGGCGCCGAACCCTGGAGCGAAAAGATGCGCCGGGAAATAGAGAACCGGCTGGAGATCCTGGCGCTCAATATTTACGGCCTGTCCGAGATCATCGGGCCCGGCGTCGCCATGGAGTGCGCGGAAGGGCGGAACGGCATGCACATCTTTGAAGATCATTTCATCGTCGAGTGTGTCGATCCCGTGACCGGGGAAACCCTTCCCTACGGCGAAGAGGGGGAACTGGTCTTCACGACGCTCACGAAAGAGGCCTTTCCGCTGGTCCGGTACCGCACACGGGACCTCTCCCGGCTTATCCATGAGCCCTGCCGGTGCGGCAGGACGATGCTCAGGATGGCCCGTATCTCGGGGCGAAGCGACGACATGCTGGTGATACGCGGCGTCAATGTCTTTCCCTCGCAGATCGAAAGCGTGCTTCTGGGTATCGAAGGGCTGGAACCGCATTATCAGCTCATAGTTGACCGGCAGGACAAGCTCGACACCCTCGAAATACAGGTGGAGGTCGGGGAAGCCCTCTTTTCCGACGAGGTCCGGTCCCTTCAGCAGCTTGAACGACGCATATCCAAAGATATCAAGGATTATTTAGGTGTTACAGCAGCGGTGAAACTGGTGGGTCCGAAAAGTCTCCAGCGATACGAAGGAAAGGCGGAACGGGTCATCGACAAACGCACCAACGTGTTCAACCACTCATAGGAGGTTGCCCATGAAAGTCAACCAGATATCCATCTTTCTCGAAAACAGGCCGGGCACGCTCGAATATGCCACGAGGGTGCTCAAGGAGGCGGGCATCAACATACGCGCCCTGTCTTTGGCCGACACCTCCGATTTCGGCATACTGAGGCTCATTGTCAACAACATCGACGTTGCGGAAAAGGCGCTTCAGGAGAAAGGGTTCACCGTGCGCAGAACGTCGGTGGTGGCCGTGGAAATTCCCGACCGTCCGGGCGGCCTGCACGGAATCGTTGAGGCAATATCCCGGAAGGGGGTCAATATCGAGTACACCTATGCCTTCGTGGAGCGAAGCGGCGAAAACGCCATCATCATATTCCGGTTCGACAAGACGGAGGAGGCCATCGAAGCGCTCATGGAAAGCGGTTTCACAGTCCTGCCAGGTGAGAAGCTGTATAAACTGTAAATATGGATTGAAGGATTACGGATTACGGATTACGGTGCTCCGGTGAGATTGCCGCGCCGCTTCGTGGCTTGCAATGACGTCAAAACGGATGTAGTTCGCCGATTTATCGGCGTCTTTCATCCTTCTTCGTGTCAGTCCCCAAAAACGCCCGATACATCGGGCAACTACAAAAACGGTTCCCGAATCCCGTTTCACGATTCCCCGGTCCCGAGGAACCCGATCGACCGCAGGAGCTTGACGGTGTTTTTTGATATGGGGACCGTGAGCACTTCATCGGGCGCGAACCACCGGGCCTCCAGGGCGTCGTCGGCCCCCTGCGGTTCACCTGACCGGTAGTGCGCCATCAGATCGATGATGACGTAATGGAACCGGATCCGGCCATCCGGGTCTCTTTCAATAAAATCAAAAGAATATATAGGCTCCCCCGCTTCGATGATGATGCCCGTCTCTTCCTGTATCTCCCGTTCGGCCGCCTGGGCGAGCGATTCACCGAGGTTCAGGCCGCCGCCCGGAATGGCCCACAATCCCCTGCTGGGAGGCACCCCCCGCCGCACCAGAAGCACCCTGCCATCCTCTATGACCACGGCTCCGACACCCACCCGGGGCATATCGGGATATTCGTTTTTCCGGGACAACCCCTTTTCTCCTTTCACCTTCACCGACGGGCCGCGGCTTCCCCGATCTACAGGAGAGCGGACGCGTCAAGCATGAACTTGCCGACCATTGTTTCGTACGATTCGGGTTCACCGTTGAAGACCCGCTCGATGAATCTGACGTTCCCGCCGTGCTCGACGAAAATGACCGTCGAGGACCGTGTACCGTACCCCTCGGTCCTGACGAAAACGGAAGAAAGGATCCGCTCCCATACAAGACCCACGCCCGTATCGGGAAGGTCCGCATCAGCCGGTTTCGACCGGTCGGCAAGGATGTGGAAGATATCCTCCGGAGACGGTTCTTCACCGCCGGCCATCACCCGGTCAAGCCGTTCCCTGGCAAGCCGCACCTTCGGCCAGGGCGTATCGAGAAAGTGATTGCTCAGGCCGTAGGAACCCGGCCGCAGTTGCGTGACCGAATCCTTCAGATTCGAAAAATAGA includes:
- the xni gene encoding flap endonuclease Xni gives rise to the protein MDITFLLVDGLNLIRRVYAAQPAEEGPDKAESALTAAVQSLERALRECRPTHAVCVFDSDERSWRHDVYPRYKEGREPMPGALRANLRLFEIAFEEHGVSCLRFPAIEADDIIATLAVKTARHDNRVVILSTDRMFMQLLSERIVLRDHFNKRTLDHEHVREKYGVTPEQFVDLIALTGDSTNAIPGVPSVGPKTAARLLNEIGPLEDILAVAHTVPGKTGEMLHAHAEDARISRELARLRTDLDLGVNLRVFRWDAGLKKDERTGGGVDSAREGTDTDGGEGRSE
- a CDS encoding universal stress protein, producing the protein MFEKILFPTDFSDVSKKAFESIKQLKGAGTRKVVILHVIDSRFFEAVSWHPTKEMAELEKDIIKEIYGDVESMKNELEQIGIEVKVRIETGVPFSKILRVEEEEKVTAMVIGSHGVSNIEEMLMGSVSEKVIRKAKKPVLVVKR
- a CDS encoding AMP-binding protein, whose protein sequence is MYQLEKPDNLVEFLEGSVKRFPDRPLFGTKNKAGVYEWVTYREVGRRVDNLRGGLASLGIKKGDAVGIIANNRTEWGITAFAVFGLNARFIPMYEAELEQIWKYIVTDAAIKVLLVSKPEIYERVKYFLRDIPTLEHMYLIEGDGDDSMAALEKIGEKNPVPAVHPDPEDIAVLIYTSGTTGDPKGVLLSHGNMTSNSHAGRKSYHEINNFDGGRVLSILPWAHSYAQTAEFYTIIYLGGSIGIMESVATLAADIATIKPVWLVAVPRVFNKIYDGLWTRMNEEGGLAKKLFVMGVESARKKRELAEKGASDFMTNLKFGIADKIVFKKIRDRLGGRLEGVMTASAAMNVDISHFFFDIGIPIYDCYGMTETSPAITMNRSDDYRIGSVGKAIEKVTVVIDPSVVEEGATDGEIIAYGPNVMKGYHNKPEQTREVMTEDGGVRTGDRGRLDKDGFLYITGRIKEQYKLENGKFVFPASLEEDIRLVTYVENAMVFGENKPYNICLIVPDFVVLRKYAEKNGLPTDPEEMIRNRQITDMISSEIMKSLSGKYGGYEIPKKFVYITDNFTLENGMLTQTLKLKRRAVVTKYQPVIDSQYKG
- a CDS encoding phenylacetate--CoA ligase; the protein is MIYNEEFETLPREALEALQLKRLKNVVERVYHTVGFYRKAFDNAGVTPDNIETLEDIRKLPFTTKQDLKDNYPFGMFAVPMSNVVRLHASSGTTGKPTVVGYTQRDIETWSRLMARSFVAAGLTKNDIIHNAYGYGLFTGGLGAHYGAELLGASVIPMSGGSTKKQLLILQDFGPTAICCTPSYALYLAEQGEEMGLDMKSLNLRVGVLGAEPWSEKMRREIENRLEILALNIYGLSEIIGPGVAMECAEGRNGMHIFEDHFIVECVDPVTGETLPYGEEGELVFTTLTKEAFPLVRYRTRDLSRLIHEPCRCGRTMLRMARISGRSDDMLVIRGVNVFPSQIESVLLGIEGLEPHYQLIVDRQDKLDTLEIQVEVGEALFSDEVRSLQQLERRISKDIKDYLGVTAAVKLVGPKSLQRYEGKAERVIDKRTNVFNHS
- a CDS encoding ACT domain-containing protein, giving the protein MKVNQISIFLENRPGTLEYATRVLKEAGINIRALSLADTSDFGILRLIVNNIDVAEKALQEKGFTVRRTSVVAVEIPDRPGGLHGIVEAISRKGVNIEYTYAFVERSGENAIIIFRFDKTEEAIEALMESGFTVLPGEKLYKL
- a CDS encoding NUDIX hydrolase, with the protein product MPRVGVGAVVIEDGRVLLVRRGVPPSRGLWAIPGGGLNLGESLAQAAEREIQEETGIIIEAGEPIYSFDFIERDPDGRIRFHYVIIDLMAHYRSGEPQGADDALEARWFAPDEVLTVPISKNTVKLLRSIGFLGTGES
- a CDS encoding NRDE family protein, translated to MCILYISYRSHPRYSLIVAANRDELYERPSAPAGFWPDHPGVFAGRDLREGGTWLGMTTGGRFAALTNVRDLARLKKEAPSRGLLVRDFLCGDEHPLSCLERLKARSDRYSGYNIIVGNREGFFYFSNLKDSVTQLRPGSYGLSNHFLDTPWPKVRLARERLDRVMAGGEEPSPEDIFHILADRSKPADADLPDTGVGLVWERILSSVFVRTEGYGTRSSTVIFVEHGGNVRFIERVFNGEPESYETMVGKFMLDASALL